One Oncorhynchus kisutch isolate 150728-3 linkage group LG13, Okis_V2, whole genome shotgun sequence DNA window includes the following coding sequences:
- the sec22bb gene encoding vesicle-trafficking protein SEC22b-B isoform X2 — MVLLTMIARLADGLPLAASMQEDEQGSEKLGRDLQQYQSQAKQLFRKLNDQSPTRCTLEAGSMSFHYVIEKGVVYLVLSEASFPKKLAFAYLEDLQAEFHEQHGKKVPTVSRPYSFIEFDTYIQKTKKSYIDSRARRNLGSINTELQDVQRIMVANIEEVLQRGEALSALDSKASNLSSLSKKYRSDAKYLNTRSTYAKLAAGGVFFIMLIVYVRFWWL, encoded by the exons ATGGTGCTGCTGACAATGATCGCTCGGTTGGCGGATGGACTGCCGCTTGCCGCCTCAATGCAGGAGGACGAACAG GGAAGTGAGAAG TTGGGTCGGGACCTGCAACAGTACCAGAGCCAGGCTAAACAGCTGTTCAGGAAACTGAATGACCAGAGTCCCACACGTTGCACATTAGAGGCAGGATCCATGTCCTTTCA CTACGTCATAGAAAAGGGAGTAGTTTACCTAGTGCTGTCTGAAGCAAGCTTTCCCAAAAAACTTGCCTTTGCTTACCTGGAAGACCTGCAGGCAGAGTTCCATGAACAGCACGGGAAGAAGGTCCCCACTGTGTCCCGGCCGTACTCCTTCATTGAGTTTG ACACCTACATTCAGAAGACCAAGAAGTCCTACATAGACAGCCGAGCCCGTAGGAACCTGGGCAGCATCAACACAGAGCTGCAGGACGTCCAGAGGATCATGGTGGCCAACATTGAGGAAGTATTGCAACGAGGGGAGGCCTTGTCTG CTCTGGACTCCAAGGCCAGTAATCTGTCCAGCCTGTCAAAGAAGTACAGAAGCGATGCCAAGTACCTGAACACTCGTTCCACCTATGCTAAGCTGGCCGCAGGCGGGGTCTTCTTCATTATGCTTATCGTCTACGTCCGCTTCTGGTGgctctga
- the sec22bb gene encoding vesicle-trafficking protein SEC22b-B isoform X3 — protein MVLLTMIARLADGLPLAASMQEDEQLGRDLQQYQSQAKQLFRKLNDQSPTRCTLEAGSMSFHYVIEKGVVYLVLSEASFPKKLAFAYLEDLQAEFHEQHGKKVPTVSRPYSFIEFDTYIQKTKKSYIDSRARRNLGSINTELQDVQRIMVANIEEVLQRGEALSALDSKASNLSSLSKKYRSDAKYLNTRSTYAKLAAGGVFFIMLIVYVRFWWL, from the exons ATGGTGCTGCTGACAATGATCGCTCGGTTGGCGGATGGACTGCCGCTTGCCGCCTCAATGCAGGAGGACGAACAG TTGGGTCGGGACCTGCAACAGTACCAGAGCCAGGCTAAACAGCTGTTCAGGAAACTGAATGACCAGAGTCCCACACGTTGCACATTAGAGGCAGGATCCATGTCCTTTCA CTACGTCATAGAAAAGGGAGTAGTTTACCTAGTGCTGTCTGAAGCAAGCTTTCCCAAAAAACTTGCCTTTGCTTACCTGGAAGACCTGCAGGCAGAGTTCCATGAACAGCACGGGAAGAAGGTCCCCACTGTGTCCCGGCCGTACTCCTTCATTGAGTTTG ACACCTACATTCAGAAGACCAAGAAGTCCTACATAGACAGCCGAGCCCGTAGGAACCTGGGCAGCATCAACACAGAGCTGCAGGACGTCCAGAGGATCATGGTGGCCAACATTGAGGAAGTATTGCAACGAGGGGAGGCCTTGTCTG CTCTGGACTCCAAGGCCAGTAATCTGTCCAGCCTGTCAAAGAAGTACAGAAGCGATGCCAAGTACCTGAACACTCGTTCCACCTATGCTAAGCTGGCCGCAGGCGGGGTCTTCTTCATTATGCTTATCGTCTACGTCCGCTTCTGGTGgctctga
- the sec22bb gene encoding cysteine-rich motor neuron 1 protein isoform X1, with the protein MMFRSLSEELKLSSSLCFGTVSWVIDNRAMVWVYLGFYLWVFLLGCSPSQLHGQVILGKGEVCGGAVEGQCDTNLTCVSVKPADKEQTPSAGLCSPPLAPGCVPCSGVLCPHARRVCPGGHVTEPCGCCPQCARQMGQVCGGPHWEKGYCDRDLTCTLFTGRSPARPPHTGVCKVLHGHQADPLADPLCPWMWGCNVRAGACDCYSLQTCHAAFSYHSLDQCLKTMRGDELWSEMEEQGEHTCVEWGCELQGSQCVCMERSCYSPTPLFSEDTCENMLQRARCSNVNCPEVQVPSCPADSFLTEPYIPHGQCCPLVPAICTCNFDKCPLAPPTCPPGQQVHGVESRDGLPGACCHQYQCV; encoded by the exons ATGATGTTCAGAAGTCTCTCAGAGGAACTGAAGCTCTCTTCGAGCCTATGCTTTGGTACGGTAAGTTGGGTTATTGATAACAGAGCAATGGTTTGGGTTTATCTTGGGTTTTATCTTTGGGTGTTCTTGTTGGGGTGTAGCCCCTCACAGCTGCATGGGCAGGTTATTCTAGGTAAGGGAGAAGTGTGTGGAGGGGCAGTGGAGGGCCAGTGTGACACCAACCTCACATGTGTGTCTGTGAAGCCCGCTGACAAGGAGCAAACACCCAGTGCTGGACTCTGCAGCC CTCCCCTTGCCCCAGGCTGTGTGCCATGCTCTGGAGTGCTGTGTCCCCATGCCAGGCGAGTCTGCCCTGGGGGACATGTCACTGAGCCGTGTGGCTGCTGCCCACAGTGTGCCCGTCAGATGGGCCAGGTGTGTGGAGGCCCCCACTGGGAGAAAGGCTACTGTGACAGAGACCTCACCTGCACCCTGTTCACCGGACGCAGCCCTGCCAGACCCCCACACACCGGCGTGTGCAAAG TGTTACATGGGCATCAGGCAGACCCCCTGGCAGACCCCCTATGCCCCTGGATGTGGGGCTGCAACGTCAGGGCAGGGGCCTGTGACTGCTACTCTCTACAGACTTGCCATGCTGCCTTCTCCTATCACAGTTTGGACCAATGTCTCAAAACAATGAGAG GGGATGAGCTCTggagtgagatggaggaacaAGGGGAGCATACATGTGTGGAATGGGGCTGTGAGTTGCAGGgaagccagtgtgtgtgtatggagaggAGCTGCTACTCACCCACACCATTATTCTCTGAAGACACCTGTGAAAACATGCTGC AAAGAGCTCGCTGCAGCAATGTAAACTGCCCTGAGGTCCAAGTCCCTTCCTGCCCTGCTGATTCCTTCCTCACTGAGCCTTACATTCCTCATGGCCAATGCTGCCCCCTGGTGCCAGCTATCTGCACATGCAACTTCGATAAATGCCCGTTGGCACCCCCGACCTGTCCTCCTGGCCAGCAAGTCCACGGTGTGGAGAGCAGGGATGGTCTTCCAGGGGCTTGTTGCCACCAGTACCAGTGTGTGTAG